CGCGCTGGAACTTGACGATCGAGGAGGTGACCTTGCGGAGCGTGCGCTGCCGCTGGTCCACCGACTTGATGAGCCAGAGCGCCGAGCGGAGCTTCTGGTCCACGTACTGCCGGGCGCTCTCGTCCTGCGAGTGGCGCAGCGAGCGGTAGAGCGAGCTCACGCGCAGGCGCGGGATCCCGTCCTCGTTGAGCACGACGGTGTAGTCGTTGCCGAGCTTGTAGACGAAGACGTCGGGGACGATGTAGCGGGTGTCGGTGCCGCCGAAGCTCCGCCCGGGCTTCGGCTCGAGCCCCATGATCTCCTCGACCGACTCCATGACGCGGTCGAGCGGCCGCTTGAGGGCGCGCGCGATCTCCGGGTAGCGCCGGCGGCTCAGGTCGTCGAAGTGCTGCTCGATGATCTCCTCGGACAGGGGGTCCACGGGCGGGTCCGCCCGCAGCTGGATGAGCAGGCATTCCTGGATGCCCCGCGCGCCCACGCCGGTCGGGTCGAACTTCTGGACCACCTGGGTCAGGATGCGCTCGACCTCCTCCTTGGAGGTCTGGCACCGCTCCGCGACCTCGCCGAGCTCGGCCCGCAGATAGCCGTCCTCGTCGATGTTGCCGATGATCTCCTCGCCGATCCGCCGCTCGCGCGGGTCCTCGAGGGCCAGCCGGAGCTGGTCCTCGAGGTGGTCGGAGAGCGACGACGTGGAGCGGACCATGTTCTCGAACGGCGGGTCCTCGCGGTCCTCCTGGGCCACCAGCGAGCGCTCCTCGCGGGCGTCGAACATGACCTCGAACGGGTCGTAGGGCAGCTCGTCGGTCTTCCGCTCGGCCACGGGCGGGGGCTCCGTGGCGATCGGCTCGACGGTCGGCGTCGGCGGTGCGTCGGCGGTCGCCGGCCCCTCCGCCGCGTCCGTGGTTCCCGTGGTCTCCGTGGTCTCCGCGGGCTCCGTGTTCTCGGCCGGCATCTCCTCGAGCAGCGGGTTCTCGAGGAGCTCCTTCTGGACGACCTCTTGGAGCTCGAGCGTGGAGAGCTGCAGGAGCTGGATCGCCTGCTGGAGCAGCGGGGTCATGACGACCCGCTGGCTCTGCTTCAGGGAGAGGCGCGCCTCCATGGCCATCGTGGGGTCTCCGGCCGGCCCTAGAGGGCGAACCGGTCGCCGAGGTAGATCTCGCGCGCGACCGGGTTGCTGGCGATTTCGGTGGCGGTGCCCGAGACGAGGATCTTGCCGTCGTAGAGGATGTACGCGCGGTCGGTGATCGCGAGCGTCTCGCGCACGTTGTGGTCGGTGATGAGGATGCCGATCCCGCGCTCGCGCAGGCGGCCGACGATGTGCTGGATGTCGGCGATCGCGATCGGGTCGATGCCCGTGAACGGCTCGTCGAGCAGGAGGTACTGCGGCGTGGTGACGAGGGCCCGCGTGATCTCGAGGCGCCGCCGCTCCCCGCCCGAGAGCGTGTACGCGGGATAGGGCGCGAGCGCCGTCAGGTCGAGCTCGTCGAGGAGCTGGCGCGCCCGCTGCCGGCGCTCGGGGCCCGAGACGTCGAGCGTCTCGAGGATCGCGAGAAGGTTCTCCTCCACGGTGAGCTTCCGGAAGACGGACGATTCCTGCGGGAGGTACCCGACCCCCATCCGGCACCGCTGGTACATCGGCAGTCGCGTGATCTCCTCACCCTCGAGGAAGATCCGCCCGCCGTCCGTCGGCAGGAGCCCGACCATCATGTAGAAGGACGTCGTCTTGCCCGCGCCGTTCGGGCCGAGGAGGCCGACGACCTCGCCGCGCTGGATGTCGAGCGACACGCTGTCGACGACCTTCCGGCTCTTGAACCACTTCACGAGCCCCTGCGCGACCAGCCCTTCCATCCCTCAGTCCCGCCCGCTCAGTTCTTGCACGGCTCGCCCGCCTTCCGCGGCGGGCCGTCCTTCTTGGCGTCCTCGCGCGGGTAGAAGACCGCCTTCACGCGCTCCTGGCGCGCGCCCTGGACGATCGAGCGGTCCTCGGACAGATAGATCGTGATCGTGTCGCCGCTCACCACGTTGTCGTCCTGCCAGACGCGGGCGTTGCCGATGAGGACGACGCGCTGCTCGAGGTCGTCGTACTCGGCGCGCCGGGCGGTGCCCGTGCGGCAGTCGCGCGTGATGATCCGGACGGCCCCGGTCGAGATCGCGCGGAGCACGCGGTCGCCCTTCTCGTCGAGATAGACCTCCATGCGGTCCGCGTACTGGACGGAGTTGTTCTGGCGCGCGACGACGTTGCCGGTGAAGACGACGAGACTCTCCTTGCCGTAACGCTCCATGCGGTCGGCGTCCACGGTGAGGGGCTGGCTGCGGTCGTCCCGGTCCTTCCCCTTGACGGGGCCCGGCGCCACCGCCGTCTGCGCGGCGGGGCCGGCGGCCGCGGGCAGGAGCGCGAGGGCGGCGGCCACGAGGCCGGCGAGCAGCGCGCGCCGCCGTCTCACCGGCCCGGCGCCTTCGAGAACGTCGCGTGCACGCGGCCCGTCATCGTCGTCGTCTCGTCTCCCATGCGCACGTCCAGCGCGCTGCCGTCGGCCACCGCGCCTTCGCGCAACATCCGCACGGGCGCGTCCGTCCAGAGCCGCCTCTCCGCCCCCTGCCACCGGAGCACGCTCGTCTCGAGCCGCAGGCCGTCGTTGGAGGTCAGGACCACGTTGCGGCGGATCTCGACGTTGCTCGTCTGCTGGAAGAGGTCGCCCTCGTCGCCCACGATCGTCCAGATCCGGTCGCCCTCGAACACCTGCACCGA
This window of the Candidatus Methylomirabilota bacterium genome carries:
- the rpoN gene encoding RNA polymerase factor sigma-54, with translation MAMEARLSLKQSQRVVMTPLLQQAIQLLQLSTLELQEVVQKELLENPLLEEMPAENTEPAETTETTGTTDAAEGPATADAPPTPTVEPIATEPPPVAERKTDELPYDPFEVMFDAREERSLVAQEDREDPPFENMVRSTSSLSDHLEDQLRLALEDPRERRIGEEIIGNIDEDGYLRAELGEVAERCQTSKEEVERILTQVVQKFDPTGVGARGIQECLLIQLRADPPVDPLSEEIIEQHFDDLSRRRYPEIARALKRPLDRVMESVEEIMGLEPKPGRSFGGTDTRYIVPDVFVYKLGNDYTVVLNEDGIPRLRVSSLYRSLRHSQDESARQYVDQKLRSALWLIKSVDQRQRTLRKVTSSIVKFQREFFDKGLAYLRPLSLRDVGEDVSMHESTISRVTTNKYVETPQGLFELKFFFHSGIASGDGEMVSSVSVKKMIQDLLAGEDAAKPLSDQEVASILKGRSLTIARRTVAKYREELGILPSHQRRLAPRKR
- the lptB gene encoding LPS export ABC transporter ATP-binding protein produces the protein MEGLVAQGLVKWFKSRKVVDSVSLDIQRGEVVGLLGPNGAGKTTSFYMMVGLLPTDGGRIFLEGEEITRLPMYQRCRMGVGYLPQESSVFRKLTVEENLLAILETLDVSGPERRQRARQLLDELDLTALAPYPAYTLSGGERRRLEITRALVTTPQYLLLDEPFTGIDPIAIADIQHIVGRLRERGIGILITDHNVRETLAITDRAYILYDGKILVSGTATEIASNPVAREIYLGDRFAL
- the lptA gene encoding lipopolysaccharide transport periplasmic protein LptA, with protein sequence MRRRRALLAGLVAAALALLPAAAGPAAQTAVAPGPVKGKDRDDRSQPLTVDADRMERYGKESLVVFTGNVVARQNNSVQYADRMEVYLDEKGDRVLRAISTGAVRIITRDCRTGTARRAEYDDLEQRVVLIGNARVWQDDNVVSGDTITIYLSEDRSIVQGARQERVKAVFYPREDAKKDGPPRKAGEPCKN
- the lptC gene encoding LPS export ABC transporter periplasmic protein LptC, with the translated sequence MVALFVAAVGVTLVVKSRMARVESMGPATASADLRIKEAELEEVSGGVRWRLKAEQALVFEDEGRTALKRISVQVFEGDRIWTIVGDEGDLFQQTSNVEIRRNVVLTSNDGLRLETSVLRWQGAERRLWTDAPVRMLREGAVADGSALDVRMGDETTTMTGRVHATFSKAPGR